In a genomic window of Halostella litorea:
- a CDS encoding CPBP family intramembrane glutamic endopeptidase, which yields MNDTAVAGEYAGAGDRSLAPDAGAFLAAVALLAAVLLLSDGVLDDVTVAVGGVVVAGVAAAAFFARRRDVLSSRTAAPAAAAGSLAAAAVGGYALAVGGSGEPIAFGLTPLAVGGIGTLVGGLGGVLAAVADWRAIPDARLASMTRSTAVSTGLGLFGYLMLNVGALVVALLLLLTVWPEITPVREQFVSAGGLLIGTAVTAYVFVNTTGATTDFFDVRVPSLRDVGWAVAGVFIIFGGLIAVTVAYQALGVPSSSHSTVEQAAGGNPEILLVLIPITLLVIGPCEELIFRNIVQKSLYDAFTRPVAVVVASVVFALVHIPAYGGGAFGATVGSLATLFTLSIVLGAVYARTDNILVPAFVHGVLNAVQFASLYVELTGGVPALV from the coding sequence ATGAACGACACGGCAGTCGCGGGGGAGTACGCCGGGGCCGGCGACCGGTCGCTCGCGCCGGACGCGGGGGCGTTCCTCGCCGCCGTCGCACTCCTGGCGGCGGTGCTTCTGCTGTCCGACGGCGTGCTCGACGACGTGACGGTGGCCGTCGGCGGCGTGGTGGTCGCGGGCGTCGCCGCCGCGGCCTTCTTCGCGCGACGGCGGGACGTGCTGAGCAGCCGTACTGCCGCGCCGGCGGCCGCGGCCGGCAGCCTCGCGGCGGCGGCCGTCGGCGGCTACGCGCTCGCCGTCGGCGGGTCCGGCGAGCCGATCGCGTTCGGCCTCACCCCGCTGGCGGTCGGCGGGATCGGGACGCTCGTCGGCGGCCTCGGGGGCGTCCTCGCGGCCGTCGCCGACTGGCGGGCGATCCCCGACGCCCGCCTCGCGTCGATGACCCGGTCGACGGCCGTCAGCACCGGCCTCGGGCTGTTCGGCTACCTCATGCTCAACGTCGGGGCGCTGGTCGTCGCGCTGTTGCTCCTGCTGACCGTGTGGCCGGAGATCACGCCCGTCAGGGAGCAGTTCGTCAGCGCGGGCGGCCTGCTCATCGGCACCGCCGTGACGGCGTACGTGTTCGTGAACACGACGGGCGCGACGACCGACTTCTTCGACGTCCGCGTGCCGTCGCTGCGGGACGTCGGGTGGGCGGTCGCCGGCGTCTTCATCATCTTCGGGGGTCTCATCGCGGTGACGGTCGCGTACCAGGCTCTGGGCGTCCCCTCGTCGAGCCACTCCACGGTCGAGCAGGCCGCCGGGGGCAACCCCGAGATACTGCTGGTGTTGATCCCGATCACGCTTTTGGTCATCGGCCCCTGCGAGGAGCTGATATTCCGCAACATCGTCCAGAAGTCGCTGTACGACGCGTTCACCCGGCCAGTCGCGGTCGTCGTCGCCAGCGTCGTGTTCGCGCTGGTCCACATCCCGGCGTACGGCGGCGGGGCGTTCGGCGCGACGGTCGGGAGCCTCGCCACCCTGTTTACGCTCTCGATAGTGCTCGGCGCGGTGTACGCCCGGACCGACAACATCCTGGTGCCCGCGTTCGTCCACGGCGTGTTGAACGCCGTCCAGTTCGCGTCCCTCTACGTCGAACTCACGGGCGGGGTCCCCGCCCTCGTCTGA
- the rnhB gene encoding ribonuclease HII encodes MTGVFGADEAGRGPALGSLFAAAVAVDDPAALPDGVDDSKRIAPERREELAARLRDDDRVRVGVASVPPARIDAPDTDMNALTVAAQAEALSAVVEGGMRGVVDACDTSEARFARRVGDALDAAVDLSAEHGADERHAVVGAASVVAKVERDAEMARYADEYGAVGSGYPSDPTTRSFLADYVAEKGDLPPFARETWATCEDALAAAEQAGLDDF; translated from the coding sequence ATGACCGGCGTGTTCGGCGCGGACGAGGCTGGCCGCGGCCCGGCGCTCGGGTCGCTGTTCGCGGCGGCGGTGGCCGTCGACGACCCGGCGGCGCTGCCCGACGGCGTCGACGACTCGAAGCGGATCGCCCCGGAGCGCCGCGAGGAACTCGCCGCGCGACTGCGTGACGACGACCGGGTCCGGGTCGGCGTCGCGTCGGTCCCGCCGGCCCGCATCGACGCGCCCGACACCGACATGAACGCGCTCACCGTCGCCGCGCAGGCCGAGGCGCTTTCCGCCGTCGTCGAGGGGGGCATGCGCGGCGTGGTCGACGCCTGCGACACCAGCGAGGCGCGGTTCGCGCGGCGCGTGGGCGACGCGCTGGACGCCGCGGTCGACCTGTCGGCCGAACACGGCGCGGACGAGCGCCACGCGGTCGTCGGCGCGGCCAGCGTCGTCGCCAAGGTCGAACGCGACGCGGAGATGGCGCGCTACGCGGACGAGTACGGCGCGGTGGGAAGCGGCTACCCGAGCGACCCGACGACGCGGTCGTTCCTCGCGGACTACGTCGCGGAAAAGGGCGACCTCCCGCCGTTCGCGCGGGAGACGTGGGCGACCTGCGAGGACGCGCTCGCGGCGGCCGAGCAGGCCGGGCTGGACGACTTCTAG
- a CDS encoding preprotein translocase subunit SecD: MSALRENWRIVMLVVLLALSAVALFVPGGVVGGGSGGNQSVGSDGLTNLQYGIELDGGARIRAPPVGMTAEDAEFETESAVERQVANELGVRGIDVRADRADGTVEVFNASVSEEEFAAALEASGVSYGEIRDGVTEETRQGIVDVVNSKISESGLAGGTVTQVTTASGEHYIVVEAPNRDRQELRNLLSERGDVRIDARYPVQVNGSTEYRTETVLQQEDLQSVGQAQANDRNDGYHVSVTLREGAAEQFSNTLNEAGFTEAEGISNCQPDAGPNGTDNGYCLQTVVDGEVVYSAGVRRNLATSIRNGDFNRDPTFRMTTTSQQDAQDLQINLRAGRLPAPLDFDEAQESYVEPSLADQFKTNSLITGIIAVIAVSLTVYFRYGNVRVAAPMVVTALSEVVILLGFSAAVQYPLDLSVIAGFIAVIGTGVDDLIIIADEVMSEGDVDSSRVFQNRFRRAFWVIGAAAATTIVAMSPLAVLSLGDLQGFAIITILGVIVGVVVTRPAYGDILRSLLTDR, translated from the coding sequence ATGAGCGCGCTCCGCGAGAACTGGCGGATCGTGATGCTGGTCGTCCTGCTCGCGCTCAGTGCGGTCGCGCTGTTCGTCCCCGGCGGCGTCGTCGGCGGCGGCAGCGGCGGCAACCAGTCCGTCGGCAGCGACGGCCTGACGAACCTCCAGTACGGCATCGAACTGGACGGCGGCGCGCGGATCCGGGCGCCGCCGGTCGGCATGACCGCCGAGGACGCGGAGTTCGAGACCGAGAGCGCCGTCGAGCGACAGGTCGCCAACGAACTCGGCGTCCGCGGCATCGACGTCCGGGCCGACCGTGCGGACGGCACCGTCGAGGTGTTCAACGCGAGCGTCTCCGAAGAGGAGTTCGCGGCCGCGCTGGAGGCCTCCGGCGTCTCCTACGGCGAGATACGCGACGGCGTCACCGAGGAGACGAGACAGGGGATCGTCGACGTCGTCAACAGCAAGATATCCGAGTCCGGCCTCGCCGGCGGGACGGTCACGCAGGTGACCACGGCGTCGGGCGAACACTACATCGTGGTGGAAGCGCCGAACCGCGACCGTCAGGAACTGCGGAACCTCCTGAGCGAACGCGGCGACGTGCGGATCGACGCCCGGTACCCGGTGCAGGTCAACGGCTCGACCGAGTACCGCACCGAGACGGTGCTCCAGCAGGAGGACCTCCAGTCCGTCGGGCAGGCACAGGCCAACGACCGGAACGACGGCTACCACGTCTCCGTGACGCTCCGGGAGGGCGCGGCCGAGCAGTTCTCGAACACGCTGAACGAGGCCGGGTTCACCGAGGCGGAGGGGATCAGCAACTGCCAGCCCGACGCCGGGCCGAACGGCACCGACAACGGCTACTGCCTCCAGACCGTCGTCGACGGCGAAGTCGTGTACAGCGCCGGCGTCCGGCGGAACCTCGCCACCAGCATCCGGAACGGCGACTTCAACCGCGACCCGACGTTCCGGATGACGACGACCAGCCAGCAGGACGCCCAGGACCTCCAGATCAACCTGCGCGCCGGCCGCCTGCCCGCGCCGCTGGACTTCGACGAGGCCCAGGAGTCCTACGTCGAGCCGTCGCTGGCCGACCAGTTCAAGACCAACTCCCTGATCACCGGGATCATCGCCGTCATCGCGGTCAGCCTCACCGTCTACTTCCGGTACGGCAACGTCCGCGTCGCGGCCCCGATGGTCGTCACCGCGCTGTCCGAGGTGGTCATCCTCCTTGGCTTCTCGGCGGCGGTCCAGTACCCGCTGGATCTGTCGGTGATCGCCGGGTTCATCGCCGTCATCGGGACGGGGGTGGACGACCTGATCATCATCGCCGACGAGGTGATGTCGGAGGGCGACGTCGACTCCAGCCGCGTCTTCCAGAACCGCTTCAGGCGGGCGTTCTGGGTGATCGGCGCGGCCGCCGCGACGACCATCGTCGCGATGAGCCCGCTCGCCGTGCTCAGCCTCGGCGACCTGCAGGGCTTCGCCATCATCACCATCCTCGGCGTCATCGTCGGCGTGGTCGTCACCCGGCCGGCGTACGGCGACATCCTCCGTAGCCTGCTGACGGACCGCTAG
- a CDS encoding PRC-barrel domain-containing protein, whose product MPDILAENLSGKAVMGSDGTELGMLYNITMDLRTGELDDILVDPSDETPARNIDFDTDGGGRYRVPVSRVQAVKDYIVVQR is encoded by the coding sequence ATGCCGGACATACTCGCCGAGAACCTCTCGGGGAAGGCCGTCATGGGTTCCGACGGCACGGAACTGGGAATGCTGTACAACATCACGATGGACCTCCGAACGGGGGAACTCGACGACATCCTCGTCGACCCGTCCGACGAAACCCCGGCCCGGAACATCGACTTCGATACCGACGGCGGCGGCCGCTACCGCGTCCCCGTCTCGCGCGTGCAGGCGGTGAAAGACTACATCGTCGTCCAGCGGTAA
- a CDS encoding NOB1 family endonuclease — MYVLDSSAFIDEYHTDEQTATIPMVREELEDESAYRFDAMEGSGMHIHIPGEQTVEKVRRAAGEIGDLEELSDTDVRLIAATFELDGTLVTDDYAMQNVADRLNVGVDVIAKEGITEQRDWNFQCQGCGREFDDNRDRCPICGSSLSRKNPSNA; from the coding sequence ATGTACGTTCTCGATTCCTCAGCCTTCATCGACGAGTACCACACCGACGAGCAGACGGCGACGATACCCATGGTCCGCGAGGAACTGGAGGACGAGAGCGCCTACCGGTTCGACGCCATGGAGGGCTCGGGGATGCATATCCACATCCCCGGCGAACAGACCGTCGAGAAGGTCCGCCGGGCCGCGGGGGAGATCGGTGACCTGGAGGAACTCTCGGATACGGACGTGCGCCTCATCGCGGCCACGTTCGAACTCGACGGGACGCTCGTCACCGACGACTACGCCATGCAGAACGTCGCCGACCGGCTGAACGTCGGCGTGGACGTGATCGCCAAGGAGGGGATCACCGAACAGCGCGACTGGAACTTCCAGTGTCAGGGCTGTGGCCGCGAGTTCGACGACAACAGGGACCGCTGTCCGATCTGTGGCAGTTCGCTCTCCCGGAAGAACCCGTCGAATGCGTAG
- a CDS encoding DUF5812 family protein, which translates to MSEKTGTFVVTHADEESAVLRDVADSQVHTLSSNPGVEADDVLTATIAPDPPLEVSWQVVEVEGRRQVELVDSDLSPTTQAMELAAEQEPGDLTREERAGTGEIHVLSVPEGTDVADAAADVLEDEATLARAARLDAVRVEVRTDDEEGVVNVRYLPD; encoded by the coding sequence ATGAGCGAGAAGACGGGGACGTTCGTCGTCACGCACGCCGACGAGGAGTCCGCGGTCCTGCGGGACGTCGCGGACAGCCAGGTGCACACGCTGTCGTCGAACCCCGGCGTCGAGGCCGACGACGTGCTGACCGCGACGATAGCGCCGGACCCGCCCCTGGAGGTGTCGTGGCAGGTCGTCGAGGTCGAAGGGCGCCGGCAGGTCGAACTCGTCGACAGCGACCTCTCGCCGACGACGCAGGCGATGGAACTGGCCGCCGAGCAGGAGCCGGGCGACCTGACCCGCGAGGAGCGGGCCGGGACCGGCGAGATCCACGTCCTGTCGGTGCCCGAGGGGACGGACGTGGCCGACGCCGCGGCCGATGTACTGGAGGACGAGGCGACGCTCGCGCGGGCCGCGCGCCTCGACGCCGTCCGCGTGGAGGTCCGCACCGACGACGAGGAGGGCGTGGTGAACGTCCGGTACCTGCCGGACTAA
- a CDS encoding CopG family transcriptional regulator yields MVRQYSIVCEDDVTERVRRLAREYDLTEEEVLRQLIQRGLEQTEGDRR; encoded by the coding sequence ATGGTCAGGCAGTACTCAATCGTCTGTGAGGACGACGTCACCGAGCGGGTGCGGCGGCTCGCCCGCGAGTACGACCTCACCGAGGAGGAGGTGCTGCGACAGCTGATCCAGCGCGGCCTCGAACAGACCGAGGGCGACAGGCGGTAG
- the infB gene encoding translation initiation factor IF-2, whose product MSDTETRDPSESLRTPIVAVLGHVDHGKTSLLDKIRGSAVIEGESGAITQHIGATAVPLDVISEIAGELVDPDDFDLPGLLFIDTPGHHSFTTLRSRGGALADIAILVVDVNDGFQPQTLEALDILKRSETPFIVAANKVDTVPGWNPTEDAPIRESYEGQRDRVRSDLDESLYEIIGNLSDEGFSADMYWRVQNFQNNVGVVPVSAMTGEGVPDLLTVMMGLSQRYMKEAMEIDVEGPGVGTVLEVKDEKGFGTTIDVVLYDGTVSEDDTIVVGGENDPIVTEVRALLKPRPLAEIRTESRFENVDSISAAAGVKIAAPELDEAMAGAPVRVVRDRPVEEVIEEVRAELSDIAVSTEEDGVVIKADTLGSLEAMANALAEAEVPIVRAEVGDVAPRDVSVADTAEEDKHRTILGFNVDVLEDAEDQVDRDDVHLFTSDVIYQLIEEYEEYVEEVEQAQQETVLENITRPARFRILPDHTFRQNDPAVVGVEVLAGTVKNNSRVVLFEGSEPERVGQIKGIQEQGDDVEEARRGDRVSVAIDGPTVGRGIEEGDELWTELPEKHAKILEQELSDDIPADEFEALQQYLDKQRKRDPFWGK is encoded by the coding sequence ATGTCTGATACCGAAACACGCGACCCGTCTGAATCCCTTCGCACCCCCATCGTCGCCGTCCTGGGCCACGTCGACCACGGCAAGACGAGCCTCCTCGACAAGATCCGCGGCTCCGCCGTCATCGAGGGCGAGTCCGGGGCGATCACCCAGCACATCGGCGCGACGGCCGTCCCGCTCGACGTGATCTCGGAGATCGCCGGGGAACTCGTCGACCCGGACGACTTCGACCTGCCCGGCCTGCTCTTTATCGACACGCCGGGCCACCACTCCTTCACGACGCTTCGCTCCCGCGGCGGCGCGCTGGCCGACATCGCCATCCTCGTCGTCGACGTGAACGACGGGTTCCAGCCCCAGACGCTGGAGGCGCTCGACATCCTCAAGCGCTCCGAGACGCCCTTCATCGTCGCCGCGAACAAGGTCGACACGGTGCCCGGGTGGAACCCCACCGAGGACGCGCCGATCCGGGAGAGCTACGAGGGCCAGCGCGACCGCGTCCGGTCGGACCTCGACGAGAGCCTCTACGAGATCATCGGCAACCTCTCCGACGAGGGCTTCTCCGCGGACATGTACTGGCGGGTCCAGAACTTCCAGAACAACGTCGGCGTCGTCCCCGTCTCGGCCATGACCGGCGAGGGCGTTCCGGACCTGCTGACGGTGATGATGGGCCTGTCCCAGCGCTACATGAAGGAGGCCATGGAGATAGACGTCGAGGGGCCCGGCGTCGGCACCGTGCTCGAAGTCAAAGACGAGAAGGGCTTCGGCACGACGATCGACGTGGTGCTGTACGACGGCACCGTCTCCGAGGACGACACCATCGTCGTCGGCGGCGAGAACGACCCCATCGTCACGGAGGTCCGCGCCCTGCTGAAGCCCCGCCCGCTCGCCGAGATCCGCACCGAGAGCCGGTTCGAGAACGTCGACTCCATCTCCGCGGCGGCCGGCGTGAAGATCGCCGCGCCGGAACTCGACGAGGCGATGGCCGGCGCGCCCGTCCGCGTCGTCCGCGACCGGCCGGTCGAGGAGGTCATCGAGGAGGTGCGGGCCGAACTCAGCGACATCGCCGTCTCCACCGAGGAGGACGGCGTCGTCATCAAGGCCGACACGCTCGGCAGCCTCGAAGCGATGGCCAACGCCCTCGCGGAGGCCGAGGTTCCCATCGTCCGCGCCGAGGTCGGCGACGTCGCCCCGCGGGACGTCTCCGTCGCCGACACCGCCGAGGAGGACAAGCACCGCACCATCCTCGGGTTCAACGTCGACGTGCTGGAGGACGCCGAGGACCAGGTCGACCGCGACGACGTCCACCTCTTCACCAGCGACGTGATCTACCAGCTGATCGAGGAGTACGAGGAGTACGTCGAGGAGGTCGAACAGGCCCAGCAGGAGACGGTGCTGGAGAACATCACCCGCCCCGCCCGCTTCCGCATCCTCCCGGACCACACGTTCCGGCAGAACGACCCCGCCGTCGTCGGCGTCGAGGTGCTCGCCGGCACGGTGAAGAACAACTCCCGCGTCGTCCTGTTCGAGGGCAGCGAACCCGAGCGCGTCGGGCAGATAAAAGGCATCCAGGAGCAGGGCGACGACGTCGAGGAGGCCCGCCGCGGCGACCGCGTCTCCGTCGCCATCGACGGGCCCACCGTCGGCCGTGGCATCGAGGAGGGCGACGAACTGTGGACCGAACTCCCCGAGAAACACGCCAAGATCCTCGAACAGGAACTGTCCGACGACATCCCGGCCGACGAGTTCGAGGCGCTCCAGCAGTACCTCGACAAGCAGCGCAAGCGCGACCCGTTCTGGGGGAAGTAG
- the secF gene encoding protein translocase subunit SecF: MVEFEVPEIDYTRYTNRQLAAVPLAVLAVALAVLLGWYLFTGAPVDPGIAFTGGEELTIQTDQSPDDIRAAFDQEPNSVREVQGEPNTYIVEFKATEGGSTGDYVAQAESAGFDIRSSSSTSPSFGAETQTEAFYGLIIAFAGMSLLAFALFRTFVPSIAIVISAFSDIVIPLALMNLFGIDLTLGTVAALLMLIGYSVDSDILLNNHILRRSGEFYDSTHRAMRTGVTMTLTSISAMAVMAVTATLFGIDLLADIGLVLVFGLTADLMNTYMLNLSLLRWYKFEGVGR, translated from the coding sequence ATGGTAGAGTTCGAAGTACCGGAGATCGATTACACCCGGTACACCAACCGCCAGCTCGCGGCCGTGCCCCTGGCCGTCCTCGCGGTCGCGCTGGCGGTGCTTCTCGGGTGGTATCTGTTCACCGGGGCCCCCGTCGACCCCGGCATCGCCTTCACCGGCGGGGAGGAGCTGACGATCCAGACGGACCAGTCGCCCGACGACATCCGCGCCGCGTTCGACCAGGAGCCGAACTCGGTGCGCGAGGTGCAGGGCGAACCGAACACGTACATCGTGGAGTTCAAGGCGACCGAGGGCGGGTCGACGGGTGATTACGTCGCCCAGGCGGAGTCGGCCGGGTTCGACATCCGGTCGAGTTCGTCGACCAGCCCGAGCTTCGGGGCCGAGACACAGACCGAGGCGTTCTACGGCCTGATAATCGCGTTCGCCGGCATGAGCCTGCTCGCCTTCGCCCTCTTCCGGACGTTCGTGCCGAGCATCGCCATCGTCATCTCCGCGTTCAGCGACATCGTGATCCCGCTGGCGCTGATGAACCTCTTCGGGATCGACCTCACGCTCGGCACCGTCGCCGCCCTCCTGATGCTGATCGGTTACAGCGTCGACTCCGACATCCTGCTCAACAACCACATCCTGCGGCGGTCGGGCGAGTTCTACGACAGCACCCACCGCGCGATGCGGACCGGCGTCACGATGACGCTGACGTCCATCTCCGCGATGGCGGTGATGGCGGTCACCGCGACGCTGTTCGGCATCGACCTGCTCGCGGACATCGGTCTCGTGCTCGTGTTCGGGCTCACGGCCGACCTGATGAACACCTACATGTTGAACCTCAGTCTGCTTCGCTGGTACAAGTTCGAGGGGGTGGGCCGATGA
- a CDS encoding glucose-6-phosphate isomerase, whose translation MHVDIGNALASVASPGVSRDALERLDDDVAAAHERIEAGRADAEHGYAALNLPETTDPDAIRAAVDRFDDPDAVLTVGIGGSALGAATLADALDSDVDAYFLDNVDPAHVRGLLDSLDLSTVVVNAVSRSGTTAETLSNFLVVREAMDAAGVDWTEHTFVTTGESGPLRRLSEKHDLPALDVPDGVPGRFSAFSTVGLACAALCGHDLDAVLAGAADEADRLAGSLFESPAYAYGATAYALDCRGASVNAMLPYAESLETYAEWFAQLWAESLGKDGLGQTPARALGATDQHSQLQLYRAGPRDKLVTMVRPRERPDVPIPETDLEGLAYLGGSSLGELLDAEFEATEASLAAAGRPSVRVEIDRVDERGLGELLYGMEAACVLAGELYGIDTFVQPAVEWGKRAARGLLGGGEFEEADAVAEKERLVVE comes from the coding sequence ATGCACGTCGACATCGGCAACGCGCTCGCGTCGGTGGCCTCGCCCGGCGTCTCGCGCGACGCGCTCGAACGGCTCGACGACGACGTCGCCGCGGCCCACGAGCGGATCGAGGCGGGCCGGGCCGACGCCGAGCACGGCTACGCCGCGCTGAACCTGCCCGAGACGACCGACCCGGACGCGATCCGCGCGGCGGTCGACCGGTTCGACGACCCGGACGCCGTCCTCACGGTCGGCATCGGCGGGAGCGCGCTCGGCGCGGCGACGCTCGCCGACGCGCTCGACTCCGACGTCGACGCGTACTTCCTCGACAACGTCGACCCGGCCCACGTCCGCGGGCTGCTCGACTCGCTCGACCTGTCGACCGTCGTCGTCAACGCCGTCTCCCGGTCGGGGACGACCGCCGAGACGCTGTCGAACTTCCTCGTCGTCCGCGAGGCGATGGACGCGGCCGGCGTCGACTGGACGGAGCACACGTTCGTCACGACCGGCGAGTCGGGGCCGCTGCGCCGCCTCTCGGAGAAACACGACCTGCCGGCGCTCGACGTGCCCGACGGCGTCCCCGGCCGGTTCTCGGCGTTCTCGACGGTCGGGCTGGCCTGCGCGGCGCTGTGTGGCCACGACCTCGACGCGGTCCTCGCGGGGGCCGCCGACGAGGCCGACCGCCTCGCCGGGTCGCTGTTCGAGTCGCCCGCCTACGCCTACGGCGCGACCGCGTACGCGCTGGACTGCCGCGGCGCGTCGGTCAACGCGATGCTGCCCTACGCCGAGTCCCTGGAGACGTACGCCGAGTGGTTCGCCCAGCTGTGGGCCGAGAGCCTCGGCAAGGACGGCCTCGGGCAGACGCCCGCCCGCGCGCTCGGCGCGACCGACCAGCACTCCCAGCTCCAGCTCTACCGCGCCGGGCCGCGGGACAAGCTCGTGACGATGGTGCGCCCGCGCGAGCGGCCCGACGTCCCGATCCCCGAGACGGACCTGGAGGGGCTGGCCTACCTCGGCGGCTCGTCGCTGGGCGAACTGCTCGACGCGGAGTTCGAGGCGACGGAGGCGAGCCTCGCCGCCGCCGGCCGCCCGTCGGTGCGGGTGGAGATAGACCGCGTCGACGAGCGCGGCCTCGGCGAACTGCTGTACGGCATGGAGGCCGCCTGCGTGCTGGCCGGCGAGCTGTACGGGATCGACACGTTCGTCCAGCCGGCCGTCGAGTGGGGCAAGCGCGCCGCCCGCGGCCTGCTCGGCGGCGGCGAGTTCGAGGAGGCCGACGCCGTCGCGGAGAAGGAACGGCTCGTCGTCGAGTGA
- a CDS encoding DUF5811 family protein, with protein MNGNTPYAGNPGITQAGKRASADLPELSADQKRALRQDVSRIAARTREFLPSEYVVDSEISHGSAGPQATVAVRPPVGHPVSAGFTPDRDDLDGEDLIAAEDRDEVARGLAASAALQVKQAMQEGVTPTAR; from the coding sequence ATGAACGGAAACACGCCGTACGCCGGAAATCCGGGGATCACACAGGCCGGCAAGCGCGCGTCAGCCGACCTCCCGGAACTCTCGGCCGACCAGAAGCGGGCGCTCCGTCAGGACGTCTCCCGCATCGCCGCCCGCACTCGCGAGTTTCTCCCCAGCGAGTACGTCGTCGACTCGGAGATCTCCCACGGCTCCGCCGGTCCGCAGGCGACCGTCGCCGTCCGCCCTCCCGTCGGTCACCCCGTCAGCGCCGGCTTCACCCCGGACCGCGACGACCTCGACGGCGAGGACCTGATCGCCGCGGAGGACCGCGACGAGGTCGCCCGCGGCCTCGCCGCCAGCGCCGCCCTGCAGGTCAAGCAGGCGATGCAGGAAGGCGTCACGCCGACCGCTCGATAG
- a CDS encoding alpha/beta hydrolase, which yields MGIELSELEFGEETYEGRLNRPEGDAESDVGVVMIPGAGHGPFGNIFDIVAYELAGTGRHVFRYESWEDTDELEAKAFGDLRAEVNAAVARLRDEGCSEIHLIAKSFGGGIALTHVPDAVDRLVLWAPAVELVEGSVDHADDERIGDTEDLPIAVGTADLEAIDVPVRLLVGDEDRGVSPEECERIAGAVGDGNVTVLPGENHSFNENRRAIVAETFDALAVDR from the coding sequence GTGGGAATCGAACTGTCCGAACTGGAGTTCGGCGAGGAGACGTACGAGGGCCGACTGAACCGTCCGGAGGGCGACGCCGAGTCCGACGTCGGCGTCGTGATGATCCCCGGCGCGGGACACGGCCCGTTCGGGAACATCTTCGACATCGTCGCGTACGAACTGGCCGGGACCGGCAGGCACGTCTTCCGGTACGAGAGCTGGGAGGACACGGACGAACTGGAGGCGAAGGCGTTCGGCGACCTCCGCGCCGAGGTCAACGCCGCGGTGGCGCGGCTTCGCGACGAGGGCTGCTCCGAGATCCACCTGATCGCCAAGAGCTTCGGCGGCGGGATCGCGCTCACGCACGTCCCCGACGCCGTCGATCGGCTCGTGCTCTGGGCTCCCGCAGTCGAACTCGTCGAGGGGAGCGTCGACCACGCCGACGACGAGCGGATCGGGGACACGGAGGACCTGCCGATCGCGGTCGGCACCGCCGACCTCGAAGCGATCGACGTCCCGGTCCGGCTGCTCGTCGGCGACGAGGACCGCGGCGTGTCCCCCGAGGAGTGCGAGCGCATCGCCGGGGCCGTCGGGGACGGCAACGTGACGGTGCTACCCGGCGAGAACCACTCGTTCAACGAGAACCGGAGGGCGATCGTCGCGGAAACGTTCGACGCCCTCGCCGTCGACCGCTAA
- a CDS encoding pyruvoyl-dependent arginine decarboxylase, which produces MNAIRVVRGTATGPTEMAAYDAALAEAHVHNYNLVPVSSVIPADAEVEAVGTAPDLGPAGQRLTVVEARATVAGPGRASAGLAWATSEEGPGLFYEAAGETGAEDVRDRVVEGLSTGQELRDWTFGEVRHEVATAPAEPGMYTAAVVLAVYGESSSIF; this is translated from the coding sequence ATGAACGCGATCCGCGTCGTCCGGGGCACGGCGACGGGACCCACGGAGATGGCGGCGTACGACGCCGCGCTCGCCGAGGCGCACGTCCACAACTACAACCTCGTCCCCGTCTCGTCGGTGATCCCCGCCGACGCCGAGGTGGAGGCGGTCGGCACCGCGCCGGATCTGGGCCCGGCGGGCCAGCGCCTGACGGTCGTGGAGGCGCGCGCGACCGTCGCGGGGCCGGGCCGCGCCAGCGCGGGACTCGCCTGGGCGACCTCCGAGGAGGGGCCGGGGCTGTTCTACGAGGCCGCCGGGGAGACGGGCGCGGAGGACGTCCGCGACCGGGTGGTCGAAGGGCTCTCCACGGGGCAGGAGCTCCGCGACTGGACGTTCGGCGAGGTCCGCCACGAGGTCGCCACCGCGCCGGCCGAGCCGGGGATGTACACCGCCGCGGTCGTGCTCGCGGTCTACGGCGAGTCGTCGTCGATTTTCTGA